The proteins below come from a single Oncorhynchus gorbuscha isolate QuinsamMale2020 ecotype Even-year linkage group LG12, OgorEven_v1.0, whole genome shotgun sequence genomic window:
- the idi1 gene encoding isopentenyl-diphosphate Delta-isomerase 1 isoform X1, which produces MVRGLWAVLRVVSSEGRALLKPNIPVSGRLGIPRNPIFHSTSVSLTNISSSEVRKLRGSAVGMPEINTDNLDEKQVQLLAEMCILIDENDQKTGADSKKNCHLNSNIDKGLLHRAFSVFLFNSEDKLLLQQRSDAKITFPGCYTNTCCSHPLHTSSELEELEAIGVRRAASRRLEAELGIPMDQVPPEEMTYLTRIHYKAQSDGVWGEHEIDYILFMQKDIEVNPDPNEIKTHCYVTKEELKEMLKKAKNNELLITPWFSLIAETFLFQWWDNLQNLKQFMDHDKIHRM; this is translated from the exons ATGGTGCGCGGCTTGTGGGCGGTGCTTCGGGTGGTGTCCAGCGAGGGACGGGCTTTGTTAAAGCCAAATATACCTGTTTCTGGAAGACTAGGCATTCCAAGAAATCCTATATTTCACTCCACGTCTGTCTCTTTGACGAATATATCAAG CAGTGAGGTGAGAAAGCTGCGAGGGTCTGCAGTCGGGATGCCTGAAATTAATACAGATAACCTGGACGAGAAGCAGGTCCAGCTGCTGGCAGAGATGTGTATCCTTATTGATGAGAACGACCAGAAGACTGGAGCAGACAGCAAAAAGAACTGCCACCTCAACTCTAATATTGACAAAG GCTTATTGCATCGTGCATTCAGCGTCTTCCTGTTCAACAGTGAAGACAAGCTGCTCTTACAGCAGAGATCTGATGCTAAGATCACTTTTCCAG GGTGTTATACCAACACATGCTGCAGTCACCCCTTACACACATCCAGTGAGCTGGAGGAGCTAGAGGCCATCGGGGTGAGGAGAGCTGCATCAAGACGACTGGAAGCAGAGCTGGGAATTCCCATGGATCAG GTTCCACCAGAGGAGATGACCTATTTGACCCGTATCCACTACAAGGCCCAGTCAGACGGTGTGTGGGGGGAACATGAGATCGACTACATCCTCTTCATGCAGAAAGACATAGAGGTGAACCCAGACCCCAACGAGATCAAGACCCACTGTTATGTCACCAAAGAGGAGCTGAAAGAGATGCTGAAGAAGGCCAAGAACAACGAGTTACTGATCACGCCCTGGTTCAGCCTCATCGCAGAGACCTTCCTGTTCCAGTGGTGGGACAACCTGCAGAACCTCAAACAGTTCATGGATCATGACAAAATACACAGGATGTGA
- the idi1 gene encoding isopentenyl-diphosphate Delta-isomerase 1 isoform X2, translated as MVRGLWAVLRVVSSEGRALLKPNIPVSGRLGIPRNPIFHSTSVSLTNISSEVRKLRGSAVGMPEINTDNLDEKQVQLLAEMCILIDENDQKTGADSKKNCHLNSNIDKGLLHRAFSVFLFNSEDKLLLQQRSDAKITFPGCYTNTCCSHPLHTSSELEELEAIGVRRAASRRLEAELGIPMDQVPPEEMTYLTRIHYKAQSDGVWGEHEIDYILFMQKDIEVNPDPNEIKTHCYVTKEELKEMLKKAKNNELLITPWFSLIAETFLFQWWDNLQNLKQFMDHDKIHRM; from the exons ATGGTGCGCGGCTTGTGGGCGGTGCTTCGGGTGGTGTCCAGCGAGGGACGGGCTTTGTTAAAGCCAAATATACCTGTTTCTGGAAGACTAGGCATTCCAAGAAATCCTATATTTCACTCCACGTCTGTCTCTTTGACGAATATATCAAG TGAGGTGAGAAAGCTGCGAGGGTCTGCAGTCGGGATGCCTGAAATTAATACAGATAACCTGGACGAGAAGCAGGTCCAGCTGCTGGCAGAGATGTGTATCCTTATTGATGAGAACGACCAGAAGACTGGAGCAGACAGCAAAAAGAACTGCCACCTCAACTCTAATATTGACAAAG GCTTATTGCATCGTGCATTCAGCGTCTTCCTGTTCAACAGTGAAGACAAGCTGCTCTTACAGCAGAGATCTGATGCTAAGATCACTTTTCCAG GGTGTTATACCAACACATGCTGCAGTCACCCCTTACACACATCCAGTGAGCTGGAGGAGCTAGAGGCCATCGGGGTGAGGAGAGCTGCATCAAGACGACTGGAAGCAGAGCTGGGAATTCCCATGGATCAG GTTCCACCAGAGGAGATGACCTATTTGACCCGTATCCACTACAAGGCCCAGTCAGACGGTGTGTGGGGGGAACATGAGATCGACTACATCCTCTTCATGCAGAAAGACATAGAGGTGAACCCAGACCCCAACGAGATCAAGACCCACTGTTATGTCACCAAAGAGGAGCTGAAAGAGATGCTGAAGAAGGCCAAGAACAACGAGTTACTGATCACGCCCTGGTTCAGCCTCATCGCAGAGACCTTCCTGTTCCAGTGGTGGGACAACCTGCAGAACCTCAAACAGTTCATGGATCATGACAAAATACACAGGATGTGA